In the genome of Streptomyces globosus, one region contains:
- a CDS encoding DUF2277 domain-containing protein: MCRSIKTLRPPAIPEKATEEEIRAAALQYVRKVSGFRAPAAHNQEVFDAAVDAVAEATRDLLEGLKVRGAAAPAA; this comes from the coding sequence ATGTGCCGTTCCATCAAGACGCTGCGACCGCCCGCCATCCCCGAGAAGGCCACCGAGGAGGAGATCCGCGCCGCCGCACTGCAGTACGTGCGGAAGGTGTCCGGTTTCCGGGCGCCCGCCGCGCACAACCAGGAGGTCTTCGACGCCGCCGTGGACGCCGTCGCCGAGGCGACGCGGGACCTGCTCGAAGGGCTGAAGGTGCGGGGGGCGGCGGCGCCGGCCGCGTAG
- a CDS encoding HAD family hydrolase: MTVLVASDLDRTLIYSAAALALTMPDAAAPRLLCVEVHESRPLSYMTEAAAALLAELTADPGVVFVPTTTRTRKQYQRIRFPGRPARYAICANGGQLLVDGVPDRDWRRQVAARLAEECAPLEEVHGHLLAAADPAWLRKARVAEDLFAYLVVERERVPDEWIKSLADWAEARGWTVSLQGRKVYAVPRPLTKSAAMREVARRTGATTTLAAGDSLLDADLLLAADAAWRPGHGELADCGWTAPTVTALAERGVAAGEEIVRAFTRKAAAAGTLAP, encoded by the coding sequence GTGACCGTCCTGGTAGCCAGCGACCTCGACCGCACCCTCATCTACTCGGCGGCGGCGCTCGCCCTCACCATGCCCGACGCGGCAGCCCCGCGGCTGCTCTGCGTCGAGGTCCACGAGAGCCGCCCGCTGTCCTACATGACCGAGGCGGCGGCCGCACTCCTCGCCGAACTGACCGCCGACCCCGGGGTGGTGTTCGTCCCGACCACGACCCGCACGCGCAAGCAGTACCAGCGCATCCGCTTCCCCGGCCGCCCCGCCCGGTACGCGATCTGCGCGAACGGCGGGCAGCTGCTGGTGGACGGCGTACCGGACCGGGACTGGCGGCGGCAGGTCGCGGCCCGCCTCGCCGAGGAGTGCGCCCCGCTGGAGGAGGTGCACGGCCACCTGCTGGCGGCCGCCGACCCGGCGTGGCTGCGCAAGGCGCGTGTCGCGGAGGACCTCTTCGCCTACCTCGTCGTCGAACGCGAACGGGTACCCGACGAGTGGATCAAGTCGCTGGCCGACTGGGCCGAGGCCCGCGGCTGGACCGTCTCCCTCCAGGGCCGCAAGGTGTACGCGGTGCCGCGGCCGCTGACGAAGAGCGCCGCGATGCGCGAAGTGGCCCGCCGCACCGGCGCGACCACCACCCTCGCCGCCGGGGACTCCCTGCTGGACGCGGACCTGCTGCTCGCGGCGGACGCCGCCTGGAGGCCCGGCCACGGCGAACTGGCCGACTGCGGCTGGACGGCGCCGACGGTGACGGCGCTCGCGGAACGAGGAGTCGCGGCCGGGGAGGAAATCGTGCGGGCGTTCACCCGGAAGGCGGCCGCAGCCGGGACACTGGCCCCATGA
- a CDS encoding DUF4383 domain-containing protein: MTHPVEAQLDEHLPADHKLITVYRVGAGLTGLLLVVFGVLGLIDRIGFFDTGGDTVLSLNTNGALSVLSICVGLLLFAGMVIGGNFASTLNITLGLAFIASGFVNLALLDTELNFLAFEIQNVLFSFVVGVMLMWFGMYGRVGSALPHDNPYWRARHPEQAAREDRARERARARLQARHGL; encoded by the coding sequence ATGACGCATCCGGTCGAGGCGCAGCTCGACGAGCACCTGCCCGCCGACCACAAGCTCATCACCGTGTACCGGGTCGGTGCCGGGCTGACCGGGCTGCTGCTGGTGGTGTTCGGGGTGCTGGGGTTGATCGACCGTATCGGCTTCTTCGACACCGGCGGCGACACCGTCCTCTCCCTGAACACCAACGGGGCGCTCAGCGTCCTGTCGATCTGTGTGGGGCTGCTGCTGTTCGCCGGGATGGTGATCGGCGGGAATTTCGCGTCGACGTTGAACATCACGCTCGGGCTGGCGTTCATCGCGAGCGGGTTCGTGAACCTGGCTCTGCTGGACACCGAGCTGAACTTCCTCGCCTTCGAGATCCAGAACGTGTTGTTCAGCTTCGTCGTCGGCGTGATGTTGATGTGGTTCGGGATGTACGGGCGGGTGGGCAGCGCCCTGCCCCACGACAATCCGTACTGGCGGGCCCGCCATCCCGAGCAGGCCGCCAGGGAGGATCGGGCCCGGGAGCGGGCGCGGGCCCGGCTCCAGGCCCGCCACGGGCTGTAG
- a CDS encoding TRADD-N-associated membrane domain-containing protein, whose amino-acid sequence MLVEYYAYGLAQARSSFVTSQWFAGAGAAILLFGVALAVWRAETSGDLYLGVVTCSVGVVVTLIGQLLHRRADIALRHMAAQTASLREDRRAAAAMQQAVGLLDEVADPEVRARLQAALIVKLSGAELPR is encoded by the coding sequence GTGCTTGTCGAGTACTACGCCTATGGGCTGGCGCAGGCGCGGAGCAGCTTTGTCACCAGCCAGTGGTTCGCCGGGGCCGGGGCCGCGATCCTGCTGTTCGGGGTGGCGCTCGCCGTGTGGCGGGCCGAGACCTCCGGGGACCTCTACCTCGGCGTCGTGACGTGTTCCGTCGGGGTGGTCGTCACGCTGATCGGGCAGCTCCTCCACCGGCGGGCCGACATCGCGCTGCGGCACATGGCCGCGCAGACGGCGTCCCTCAGGGAGGACCGGCGGGCGGCCGCGGCCATGCAGCAGGCGGTCGGGCTGCTCGACGAGGTCGCCGACCCCGAGGTGCGGGCGCGGCTCCAGGCCGCCTTGATCGTGAAGCTGTCCGGAGCGGAACTGCCCCGGTAG
- a CDS encoding HNH endonuclease family protein codes for MPSVYARRIGVLASSAALASLASLVSAPAAHAAPPTPISASSARAYLATVTPRTEGSLTGYSRSLFPHWSTVSGTCNTRETVLKRDGSGVVTDSSCASVRGSWFSEYDGATWTAASDIDIDHVVPLAEAWRSGASSWTTSRRQQFANDLTRPQLIAVTDHVNQAKGDKDPSDWMPSRTSYRCTYARMWVHVKQYWGLGMDSAEKTALVNELNAC; via the coding sequence ATACCCTCCGTCTACGCGCGTCGCATCGGCGTGCTCGCGTCCTCCGCCGCCCTTGCCTCCCTCGCGTCCCTCGTGAGCGCCCCCGCCGCGCACGCCGCCCCGCCCACCCCCATCAGCGCCTCCTCCGCCCGGGCCTACCTCGCCACCGTCACACCCCGCACCGAAGGCTCCCTGACCGGCTACAGCCGCTCCCTGTTCCCGCACTGGAGCACCGTCTCCGGCACCTGCAACACCCGCGAGACGGTCCTCAAGCGGGACGGCTCGGGCGTCGTCACGGACTCCTCCTGCGCCTCCGTCCGCGGCTCCTGGTTCTCCGAGTACGACGGCGCCACCTGGACCGCCGCCTCCGACATCGACATCGACCACGTCGTCCCGCTGGCCGAGGCCTGGCGCTCCGGGGCGTCCTCCTGGACCACCTCCAGGCGCCAGCAGTTCGCGAACGACCTCACCCGACCGCAGCTCATCGCGGTCACCGACCACGTCAACCAGGCCAAGGGCGACAAGGACCCCTCCGACTGGATGCCCTCCCGCACCTCCTACCGCTGCACCTACGCCCGTATGTGGGTCCACGTGAAGCAGTACTGGGGCCTGGGCATGGACTCCGCGGAGAAGACGGCCCTGGTCAACGAACTGAACGCCTGCTGA
- a CDS encoding FmdB family zinc ribbon protein: MPRYEFRCRTCDDTFVVSRPMAESSAPADCPAGHSDTVKLLSAVAVGGTSSAPAPSGGGGGCCGGGGCC, translated from the coding sequence ATGCCCCGTTACGAATTCCGCTGCCGGACCTGCGACGACACCTTCGTGGTGAGCCGTCCCATGGCCGAGTCGTCCGCTCCCGCCGACTGCCCCGCCGGTCACTCCGACACCGTCAAGCTGCTCTCCGCCGTCGCCGTGGGCGGGACCAGCAGTGCCCCCGCCCCGTCGGGCGGGGGCGGGGGCTGCTGCGGCGGCGGGGGCTGCTGCTGA
- a CDS encoding alkaline phosphatase D family protein, with amino-acid sequence MATLRLGPLLRHVDWETGGSATLWVEADRPCRAEVRCADGAGGDARTFQIAGHHYAVVPVSGLAPGTTTAYEVLLDGVRVWPLPDSGFPPSTITTPAVAGPGRAAPSVRITFGSCRHAAPPADRHGPHGPDALDTLAARLAAHPDEPRPDVLLLLGDQVYADQPSRETRQWLAARRDLRDPPGAQVADYEEYTRLYDESWRDPEIRWLLSTVPSLHMFDDHDVIDDWNTSAAWLAEMRALPWWRERVLSGLMSYWVYQHLGNLSPAELAADPLYGAVCASPDGTEALRAFASAADSGPAAVRWSYRRDFGRTRLLMVDTRAARVLAEDRRAMLHPAEEQWLRENALAGHGGFDHLLIGSSLPWLIPPLIHDAEVWDAALCRGERGPRWARVGERLRRLADLEHWAAFPGSFAALGDLIEEVGTGPRAPATLAVLSGDVHHAYVAEPRMATAARVFQLTCSPVHNSVPGVVRWGFRLGWSRLGRRLGRVLSRHGRTGRPPLAWRRTGGPWFGNQLMTLSLSGREARLRLDQARRSRGGRGGRRAARLVGVLDRRLTPDG; translated from the coding sequence ATGGCCACGCTGCGCCTGGGGCCGCTGTTGCGCCACGTCGACTGGGAGACGGGCGGCTCGGCCACGCTGTGGGTCGAGGCCGACCGCCCGTGCCGGGCCGAGGTCCGCTGCGCCGACGGCGCGGGAGGCGATGCGCGCACGTTCCAGATAGCGGGGCACCACTACGCGGTCGTGCCGGTGTCGGGCCTGGCCCCGGGCACCACGACGGCGTACGAGGTCCTGCTGGACGGAGTCCGCGTGTGGCCGCTGCCCGACAGCGGCTTCCCGCCGAGCACGATCACGACGCCCGCCGTCGCCGGCCCCGGCCGGGCCGCTCCGTCCGTACGCATCACGTTCGGCTCGTGCCGGCATGCGGCGCCGCCCGCCGACCGGCACGGGCCGCACGGGCCGGACGCGCTGGACACCCTCGCCGCGCGGCTCGCCGCCCACCCGGACGAGCCCCGGCCCGACGTCCTGCTGCTCCTCGGCGACCAGGTGTACGCCGACCAGCCGTCCCGGGAGACCCGCCAGTGGCTCGCGGCCCGCCGCGACCTGCGGGACCCGCCCGGCGCGCAGGTCGCGGACTACGAGGAGTACACGCGGCTGTACGACGAGTCGTGGCGCGACCCGGAGATCCGCTGGCTGCTGTCCACGGTGCCCAGCCTCCACATGTTCGACGACCACGACGTCATAGACGACTGGAACACCAGCGCGGCCTGGCTCGCGGAGATGCGGGCCCTGCCGTGGTGGCGGGAGCGCGTGCTCAGCGGGCTGATGTCGTACTGGGTGTACCAGCACCTGGGCAACCTCTCCCCGGCCGAGCTGGCCGCCGACCCGCTGTACGGGGCGGTGTGTGCCTCCCCGGACGGTACGGAGGCGCTGCGCGCCTTCGCCTCCGCGGCCGACTCCGGCCCGGCGGCCGTGCGCTGGAGCTACCGCCGGGACTTCGGCCGGACCCGGCTGCTGATGGTGGACACGCGGGCAGCCCGGGTCCTGGCGGAGGACCGGCGGGCCATGCTGCATCCGGCGGAGGAGCAGTGGCTGCGGGAGAACGCCCTCGCCGGCCACGGGGGCTTCGACCACCTGCTGATCGGCTCGTCGCTGCCCTGGCTGATACCGCCTCTGATCCACGACGCCGAGGTGTGGGACGCCGCGCTGTGCCGCGGGGAGCGGGGGCCGCGCTGGGCGCGGGTCGGCGAGCGGCTGCGGCGGCTGGCGGACCTGGAGCACTGGGCGGCGTTCCCCGGCTCGTTTGCCGCGCTCGGCGACCTGATCGAGGAGGTGGGGACGGGCCCGCGGGCGCCGGCGACCTTGGCGGTCCTCTCCGGGGACGTCCACCATGCGTACGTGGCCGAGCCCCGGATGGCCACGGCGGCGCGGGTGTTCCAGCTGACGTGCTCGCCGGTGCACAACTCGGTGCCCGGGGTCGTCAGATGGGGCTTCCGGCTGGGCTGGTCGCGGCTGGGCCGCCGGCTGGGCCGGGTCCTGTCCCGGCACGGGCGGACGGGGCGGCCTCCGCTGGCCTGGCGGCGCACGGGCGGGCCGTGGTTCGGCAACCAGCTGATGACGCTGTCGCTTTCGGGCCGGGAGGCGCGGCTGCGCCTCGACCAGGCGCGCCGCAGCCGCGGCGGCCGCGGCGGTCGGCGCGCTGCGCGGCTGGTGGGTGTGCTGGACCGGCGGCTGACACCGGACGGTTGA
- a CDS encoding O-methyltransferase, whose protein sequence is MTKGNSTKITDELYRYMLDHNPPLDPVAAKLVERTYAEFPDVAGMQSAEEQGPLLAFLVRLTGARHVVEIGTFTGFSTLAMAQALPEDGAIVACDVSEEWTAYGREAWAEAGVADRIDLRIAPALETLRAMPQEPHIDLAYVDADKESQIAYWEELVPRMRTGGLVVTDNTLFHGRVVDEAATGAAAAVRAFNDHVAADSRMESVLLAISDGLTLSRKR, encoded by the coding sequence ATGACCAAGGGCAACAGTACGAAGATCACGGACGAGCTGTACCGGTACATGCTCGACCACAACCCGCCGCTCGACCCGGTCGCCGCGAAGCTGGTGGAGCGGACCTACGCCGAGTTCCCCGACGTCGCCGGCATGCAGTCCGCGGAGGAGCAGGGGCCGCTGCTGGCGTTCCTCGTCCGGCTGACCGGCGCCCGGCACGTGGTGGAGATCGGCACCTTCACCGGCTTCTCCACCCTCGCCATGGCACAGGCCCTCCCGGAGGACGGCGCCATCGTCGCCTGCGACGTCTCCGAGGAGTGGACGGCGTACGGGCGCGAGGCCTGGGCGGAGGCCGGCGTCGCCGACCGCATCGACCTGCGGATCGCCCCCGCGCTGGAGACGCTCCGGGCGATGCCGCAGGAACCGCACATCGACCTCGCGTACGTCGACGCCGACAAGGAGAGCCAGATCGCGTACTGGGAGGAACTCGTCCCGCGGATGCGGACCGGCGGGCTCGTCGTCACCGACAACACCCTCTTCCACGGGAGGGTCGTGGACGAGGCGGCGACGGGCGCGGCGGCGGCCGTGCGCGCCTTCAACGACCACGTCGCCGCCGACTCGCGCATGGAGTCCGTACTGCTGGCGATCTCCGACGGCCTGACGCTGTCGCGCAAGCGCTGA
- a CDS encoding DedA family protein, whose protein sequence is MFETLGSLTTSPWIYAVVALSVVLDVFLPVLPSGVLVITAAAAAAAAGAAGPVPVPEQVPDIAALLVIAATSSVLGDMAAFRVARRGGGRLERAIARSRRLTLAQERLGTALARGGGALVVIARFAPAGRSVVSLGAGKTHRKVREFLPWSALAGMAWAGYSVALGYFGTQWLGAAWLGTAVSVLALFAAGALAGFVIRRPSPAV, encoded by the coding sequence TTGTTTGAGACGCTGGGGTCGCTGACCACGAGCCCGTGGATCTACGCCGTGGTGGCCTTGTCGGTGGTGCTGGACGTGTTCCTGCCGGTATTGCCGAGCGGCGTCCTGGTGATCACGGCGGCTGCGGCCGCGGCGGCGGCCGGCGCTGCCGGTCCGGTGCCCGTGCCGGAGCAGGTGCCGGACATCGCGGCGCTCCTGGTGATCGCCGCGACGTCGTCGGTGCTGGGTGACATGGCGGCGTTCCGGGTGGCCCGGCGCGGCGGGGGCCGGCTGGAGCGGGCCATCGCCCGGTCCCGCAGGCTGACGCTCGCCCAGGAGCGCCTCGGCACGGCGCTGGCCCGAGGCGGCGGCGCCCTGGTCGTGATCGCCCGGTTCGCGCCCGCCGGCCGGTCGGTGGTCTCCCTCGGCGCCGGCAAGACCCACCGCAAGGTCAGGGAGTTCCTTCCCTGGTCGGCACTGGCCGGCATGGCCTGGGCCGGCTACAGCGTCGCCCTGGGCTACTTCGGTACGCAGTGGCTGGGCGCGGCCTGGCTCGGCACCGCCGTGTCGGTACTGGCCCTGTTCGCCGCGGGGGCCCTGGCGGGCTTCGTGATCCGCCGCCCGTCGCCGGCGGTATAG